GTCACGAAGATCGCGCGGCTCCGCAACCGCGCGAAGGCCGACTTCCAGGCACGCGAGGGCGTGAAGCTGTCGTTCATGCCGTTCTTCGCGCTCGCGACGGTCGAGGCCCTGAAGCAGCACCCGAAGCTCAACGCGAGCATCGACGCCGATACCAACGAGGTCACGTACTACGACGCCGAGCACCTCGGCATCGCGATCGACACCGAGCGCGGCCTGGTCGCCGCCGTGGCGCACCACGCCGGCGACCTCAACCTCGCCGGGCTGGCCAGGAAGATCACCGACCTCGCCGAGCGCACCAGGGCCAACAAGGTGTCCCCCGACGAGCTCGGCGGCGCCACGTTCACGCTGAGCAACACCGGGAGCCGCGGGGCGCTCTTCGACACCCCGATCATCGTGCAGCCGCAGATGGGCATCCTCGGCACGGGCACGGTCGTGAAGCGCGCGGTCGTGATCGACGACGAGGACCTCGGCGAGACCATCGCCGTCCGGCACATGGTCTACCTCGCGCTCACCTACGACCACCGCCTGGTCGACGGCGCCGACGCCGCCCGCTTCCTGACCACGATCAAGGAGCGCCTCGAGGAGGGCAACTTCGAGGCCGACCTCGGCCTCGACTGACTGCCTAACCGAGGCGCAGGCGGCCCGTCCCGTCGAACCCGACAGCGACCGGGTCGCCGACGACCTCGATGTCCTTTGCCTCGCCCGCGCTGCGCTCCGACAGCCACAGCTCGTCGAGGCGGAGCGTGCTCTCGACGACGGCGGCGCGTACGTCGCCCATCCGCTCCGGCTTGAGCGCCTGCCAGACCGCCTCGAACACGGCGCGGTCGTCCGGCAGCGTCATCGGCACGGCGGCCCGGACCGGGCTGCCGCTGGTGAGGCAGTTGACGTAGGTCGCGTCGCGGTCGACGGAGTCGGCGAGCCGCTGCGTAGTGAAGTCGGCGAGGCCTACGCCGGTGGCGTTGCCGTGCGACGCCTCGGTCAGGTCGAGCACGGCGAGGTACGCGATCCGCGGGCGGGCGGGCTCGGGGAGTCCCTGGACCCGGAGCCGGCCGATGATGTTGGTGTCCATGCCGGTGCCGCTGATGTCCTTGCCCATCTCGAGGACGACGCAGAGGTCGAGGTCGTCGACGGGCAGGTACGGCATGCGCTCCCTCGCGACGTCGAGCAGCGCCGCTTCGCGCACGCGGATGTCGGCGGCGGGGATCCCCTCGACGAGTGCGGGCTGCTCGTGGGCGTTCTCGACCACGGCGATCGCGCCGAGCACCGGGAGCCGTGCCAGGACGACGTCGGCGATCGACTCGACCGCCTGCTCCATGCTGCCCCAGCCGAGCCGGTGCACCATGCTCGCGCCGCGCGCCCGGCCCATGCCGACCGAGAGCATCTTCATGACGCCGCTCTCGTACGTGCCGTGGAACGACGTATGCGGCTTGACCCGGTTGACGACAAGGACGGCGTCTGCCTCGGCCGCCTCGCGGGCGGCGAGCACCGGGAGGTCGGCGACCGGCGCGGTCGTATGACCGATGTCCACGACGTCGGCCGAGCACGAGATCTCGGTGCCGACGGAGGCCTCGATCACGCCGAGGCTGTCGAGCAGGTCGCGCTGGCCCGCGGCCGTGCCACCACCGTGGCTGCCCATCGCGGTGAAGAGGAACGGCCGGTGGCCCGCGGCGCGGAGGGCGTCGACGGCGGCACGGTAGACCTCCGCCGCCCGCGCCATGCCCCTGCTGCCGGCGGTGATCGCGACCCGCGCCCCCTGCGGCACGTTCCCGCTCGCGAGCAACCGGTCGACCTCCGCCCGCACCGTCGCCGGGAGGTCGTCGACCGCGTCGGCCGAGAAGCGCTGCCGTACCCGCACCATCCGCAACACGTCGGTCGTCATCGCACCATTCTGCTACGGGTGCTCGGGCCGAGAGACTCTTTCGTTACGAACGCTTCCTGCCGCGCAGCCCGAACACGATCCCGGCGACGCCCACGACGAGCATGACGACGCCGATGGCGGCCCACTTCGGGTCACCGGTCATCGTGCTGCCCTGGAGGATGTCGACTCCCTGGAGCGTGAAGACGCCCCCGGCCAGCGCGACGAGCACCCCGAGCACGAATGCGACGGTGCGCATGCCGCCTCCCCTTCGCCGTTGCGACCCGACGCGTGCCACTCACCCGGCCCGGCGGACGTCGGCGACCAGCCAGGCGTCGCCCACCCTACGCAGGCTCAGTCGCCAGCTCACCGCACCACGCCCCGGCTCGCGACGGACGACCCGGCCCGCGGCGTCGACCACGTCGTACGCCGGGAGCCGGTCGGTGACGAGCAGCGTCGCCGCGGTGGGCGAGACGGCGTGCGCGCGCACGGTCAGCAGCCGCAGCCGGAGGTCGCCGACCCGCAGGCCGGCACGCACGTACCTGCGCAGCGTCGCGGTGTCGGACGCGAGCGCGCGCGAGCCGGGGACGTAGACGTCGCGCAACAGGGCGACGTCGCCGTCGCCGTACGCGACGGACCTGCGCCGGTCGAGCTCCGCCACCCTCGCGCGCCAGGACGCCGCAGGGTCGGGAGCCGGCGTACGCGTCGCGGTGGTGCTCGCCGCCGGCGACTCGCTCGGCGCCGTGCGCGCCGGAGGCTCACGCCCGGCACCCTCCCAGAGCAGCGCGCCGGCCAGGACGAGCAGCGGCACCAGTGCCACGGCGAGCAGTCGGCTCCTGCCGCGCACGAGGTCGGCGCCGGTCGAGGCCACGCGCTGCCACCGCGGCACCGCACCGGTCGAGGCGACCGGACGCCGCAGCGCGCCGGGCCGGAACGGGTCGGGAGACATGGGTACGGTGGGAGACACGGGTCCGGTGGGAGGCACTGGCCCGATGGGAGGCGTGGCGCCGGGGTTCACCGCGCCGGGGTGCACCATGCCGGGATGCGCCGCGCCGATGCGTACCGGCTCGGCCCGGCACGCCCCGAGCACCTTCGCCGCGAGCGCCGCCGCCGTGCCCCCGGTGGCCGCCTCGCGCAGCACCGCGACGAGGGCGTGCGGCGGGTACGGCCCGACCAGGCCGGACCCGAGCTCGGCGAGCGCACGCACGTCGCCCTCGCGGTCGGCGCCGGGCGACATCCGAGACGGCCCGCACAGCCGCGGGCGCCCGCCGGCGTCGAGCTCGATCGCGGCGGCCGTCACCGCTCCGTGCACCGCGCCCGCAGCGTGCCACCGGGCCAGCTCGCCCGCCACGGAGGCGATCACGGTCACCACCTCGCCCGGGCGCAGGGAGGAGCGCGCGGCGAGCAGCGTGTCGAGCCTGATCTCGGACATCGGGTCATCGTGCCCGTTCCGGCGCAGGCGCCGCAGAACTCGTCCACAGGCTCCCGGCGGGGGACGTCAGCGTGACACGTGGGCGAGGACGCCGAACGCGGTCGCGGCGCCGGTCAGCGTCAGCATGGTCCAGGCGACGAGACGGAACCGGCGGCGGTGCGCGGGCAGCTCGCCGGGCAGGGCGAAGACGCGCGCGGGCCACATCCGCCACGACACCACGCAGAACACGGCGGTGGCCGCCACGAGCGCGACGGCGGACGCGACGACCGACGCCCACCACAGCGCACCGTCACCCGGCGCCAGGAGCACGAGCCCGACACCGGACGCGGCGAGCACGCCGATCAGCCCGACGACCTTCCAGCGCGCGCCGGAGCCGAGGATGACGAGCAGCTCCTCCGCCCGTCCGCCGAGGACCCGCTCGACCCGCGGCTGCACGACCGCGAGGCTGTACGCCATCGCGCCGAACCACACCGCGGCGGCGAAGACGTGGGCGGCCGTGACGACGAGGGTGAGGAACGTCATCGGGCGACGACGGCGTCCTGTTGCGCGAGGGTACGCGCGTCGGCCAGCAGCCGTTGCGTCTCGAGCGCGTCGTGTGGATCGACCGGCATCGGCTCGCGGTCCCGCAGCGCCCGGGCGACGCCGGCGTAGAACTCCTGCCAGGCGCCGCGTTCCGGCGTCACCCACTCCCACTGGTCACCGCATTCGAGCCAACCCCAGCGGTCGTCGATCTCCGCGCCGTACGCCGCATGCATCGGACGGATGCCGGCGCGCAGCTGGTCCTCCTGCCGGTCGATCCGGTCGGCGACGAACGCGGCATCGGTGCCGAGGACCCGCAGCCGCGGGCCGGGCGCGCCGAACACCGCACCGACGGAGAGGTGGGCGTGCACGCCGTTCTCGTGCCGCAGCACCAGGAACACGGCATCGTCGGAGACGCCGCCGCGCACGGCGCGGACGTCCGCGTGCACCACCTCCGCGGCACCGAACAGCTGGCACGCCTGGTCGACGACGTGGCTGCCGAGGTCGAGCAGCGAGCCACCGCCCCGCTCCGGCGGCACGGTGTCGCGCCACCGGTCGGAGCGCACGGCGGGCTGCCAGCGCTCGAACCGCGACTCGTAACGCACGACCTCGCCCAGCGATCCGGCGTCGAGCAGCCGCCGCAGTGTGAGGTGGTCGGAGTCCCAGCGGCGGTTGTGGAAGACGGTCACCGCGACACCGCGGTCCGACGCGGCGGAGAGCAGCTCCTCGGCCTCGCGCGGGTCGGTCGCGAACGGCTTGTCGACGACGACGGGCACGTCACGGCGGACGGCCTCGAGCGCGAGCGGCACGTGCGACTCCGTGGGTGTCGCGACCACGACGAGGTCGACGTCGGACGCGCGACGCCAGAGCTCGTCGACCCTGTCGAAGACGATCACCCCGGGCAACGCCACCCGCGCCTGCCGCTGCCGTTCCCTGTTACCCGTCACCACCGACGTGATGCGCATGCCCTCCTGCGCCTGCACGAGCGGCGCGTGGAAGACGCTCCCGGCGAGGCCGTACCCCACGATCGCGACGCGAATCTCCCGCATACCGGCTCACGGTAGCGGTGCGGACCCGGCAGGATGAAGACATGACACCGCCGGATCGCAAGCCCATCGAGTGCTGGCTGACCGACATGGACGGCGTTCTCGTGCACGAGGGCGTCCCCGTCGCCGGTGCCCAGGAGTTCATCGGGCGGCTCCAGGCGTCCGGCAGGCGTTACCTGGTGCTCACCAACAACTCGATCTACACGCCGCGAGACCTCCGTGCCCGCCTGCTCGTCGCCGGCATCGACGTGCCCGTCGACCGCATCTGGACGTCCGCGCTCGCGACCGCGTCGTTCCTCGACACGCAACGCCCCGGCGGCACCGCCCACGTCGTCGGGGAGGCCGGCCTGACGACCGCACTGCACGAGATCGGCTACGTCCTCACCGACAACGAGCCCGACTACGTCGTGCTCGGCGAGACCAGGACGTACAGCTTCGAGGGGATCACCCGGGCGATCAGGCTGATCGACCGCGGCTCGCGGTTCATCGCCACCAACCCCGACGCGACCGGGCCGAGCAACGAGGGCGCGCTGCCCGCCACCGGCGCCGTCGCGGCGCTGATCACCAAGGCGACGGGCGTGCAGCCGTACTTCGTCGGCAAGCCCAACCCGCTGATGATGCGCAGTGCGCTCAACGCGGTCGAGGGTCACAGCGAGTCGACCGCCATGATCGGCGACCGGATGGACACCGACATCATCGCCGGCATGGAGGCGGGGCTCGAGACGATCCTCGTCCTGACCGGCGTGACCACCAGGAGCGACGTCGAGCGGCACCCGTTCCGTCCCCACCGGGTCGTCGAGTCCATCGCCGATCTCCTCGACGAGATCTGACCGGGATATGCAGACGTATGGCACGATTCCATCGCATCTCAACACCGGTGAGTGACCGTCGGCGAGCGCAAATCAAACGCTCGGAAGATCAGACGGAGAGTGCCCGTCCCGCCACGGGCGGCAGGGTTTAGGGTCGGTCGTCGTGACGAGTTTTCAGGTCGGACCCGACGCCTTTCTCCTCGACGGCAGGCCCTTCCGCGTCATCAGCGGCGCCATGCACTACTTCCGCACCCTTCCCGAGCAGCACGGCCGGCGACTCGAGCTGTTGCGCGGCATGGGCCTGAACACGATCGAGACCTACGTCGCCTGGAACGTCCACGAACCGCTGCCCGGCAGGTACGTCTGGAACGGACTGGCCGACCTGGAGGGGTTCCTCGACGCCGTCGCGGACCTCGGCATGTACGCCATCGTCCGTCCCGGCCCCTACATCTGCGCCGAGTGGGACAACGGCGGCCTGCCCGCGTGGCTGCTCCGCGACCGCTCGGCACGCGTCCGCTGCTACGACACCAACTACCTCGCCGCCGTCGACAGGTGGTTCGACCAGCTGGTCCCCCGGCTCGCCGCGCGCCAGATCCACCGCGGTGGCAACGTGATCATGGTGCAGGTCGAGAACGAGTACGGCCACTACGGCACCGACCGCCCGTACCTCGAGCACCTCGCCGGCGGCCTGCGCGGCCGCGGCATCGAGGTGCCGCTGTTCACCAGTGACGGTCCGACCGACGCCGGTCTCGCGGGCGGCTCGCTGCCCGGGGTGCTGGCGACCGTGAACTTCGGCAGCGGCGCCAAGGACGCGTTCACCACCCTGCGCCGGCACCAGCCCGATGCTCCCCTGATGTGCATGGAGTACTGGAACGGCTGGTTCGACCACTGGGGTGAGCGGCACCACGTGCGGACGGCGGACGACACGGCGCAGAACCTCGGCGAGATCCTCGACCACGGCGCGTCGGTCAACATCTACATGGCCCACGGCGGCACGAGCTTCGGGTTCTGGGCCGGGTCCAACCGCACGGAGTCGGGCGAGCTCGAGCCCACCGTCACGTCGTACGACTACGACGCCCCGCTCGACGAGGCCGGCCGCCCGACCGACAAGTACTGGGCGTACCGCAAGGTGATCGGTAAGCACGTCGAGCTGCCGCCGGAGCCGGTCGTGCGCGGCCACGCCGTCATCCCCGCCACCGACCTCCCCGTCGACGGTCACCTCGACCTGCGGGCCGGCATCGACCGCATCGCCAGGGCCGCGCGCAGCGCGCCCGTCCCCCTCACGTTCGAGGAGCTCGGTATCTCCGGCGGGCTGATGCGCTACCGGTGCACCGTGACCGGTCCGCGGCCGCTCGCACCGCTGCGGTTCGAGGGGCTCGGCGACATCGCGCACGTCTGGGTCGACGACGAGTTCCGCGGCGTGATGTCGGGCACCGAGTCGCTCGATCTCGCCGTGCCGGACGACGGCGCGCGCCTCGAGGTCATCGTGAGCGCGTACGGGCGCACGAACTTCGGCATCGGCATCGGTGACCGTAAGGGCATCGTCGGCGGCGTCGTGCACGGCACGTCGTACCTGCACGGCTGGGAGTCGACGCCGGTGCCGCTCGACGCCCTGCCGATGCTCGACTTCACCGCGCCGCCGTCTCCTGGCGGCACGCGCGACCCGGCGTTCTGGCGTGCCGCCCTCGTCGTCGACACCGCGGCCGACGGCTACCTCGCGATGCCGGGCTGGGACTACGGCGTCGTCTGGGTCAACGGGTTCTGCCTCGGCCGGTACGACGGCGCCAGCGGCCCACAGCAGACGCTGTACCTCCCGTGGCCGCTGCTGCGTCCGGGCAAGAACGAGGTCGCCGTGCTCGAGCTCGGCGAGCCGAGTGGCCGCAAGGCCCCCGTCGTCGCCCTGCGCGACGCCCCCGACCTAGGCCCACCCGAGCGCTGACCTTCGCGTCCGTTCGGGTCGTTCGGGCGCGGGCTAGGCTGGCTCCCGTGACCTCCACGTTGACCTACGTCCACCTCGGGTTCGGCGACGGCGCGGTGCCGTACGAACGCGCGTGGGACGTCCAGCGGCAGACCCACGAGGCCGTGGCCGACGGCACGCGCGACGACACCTGCCTGCTCCTCGAGCACCCGGCCGTCTACACGGCGGGCAAGCGCACCGAACCGTTCGAGCGTCCGACCGACGGCACGCCGGTGGTCGACGTCGACCGCGGCGGCAAGATCACCTGGCACGGCCCCGGCCAGCTGGTCGGCTACCCGATCGTGCGGCTGCGCGACCCGATCGACGTCGTGGCGTATGTCCGCGACGTCGAGGAGATGCTGATCCGCGCCTGCGCCGACGTCGGCGTCGACACCACCCGGGTCGAGGGGCGCAGCGGCGTCTGGCTGCCCGCCGACTCCACGCGCCCGGAGCGCAAGGTCGGCGCGATCGGCATCCGCGTCTCGCGTGGCGTCACCATGCACGGGTTCGCGCTCAACTGCGACTGCGACCTCACCGCGTACGACCGGATCGTGCCGTGCGGCCTCACCGACGTCGGCGTCACGACGCTGTCGGCGGAGGCCGGCCGGCGGGTGGGCGTCGACGAGATGCTGCCCGTCGTCGAGCGGCACCTGGCCGAGGTCCTCGGCTACCGGGCACACGCCCGCGCACCGCAGGGCGAAGTCGCCGACGTGGTTAGGCTGACGGTATGACCGTGCATCCCGCCGCTCCCCTCTGCTCCGCGCCTCGCTCACGTCCGGCACACACGCGGCTGGCGGCAGGCGTCCTCGCTGCGATGCTCACGCCGGAGAGCGGCTCATGACCACCGCCTCCAACGGCCGCGCCCCGAACGGACGCAAGCTGCTCCGCCTCGAGGTGCGCAACGCGCGTACTCCCATCGAACGCAAGCCGCCGTGGATCAAGGTGCGGGTCAACACCGGGCCCGAGTACAAGGAGCTCAAGCGCCTCGTCAAGGACGAGGGCCTCCACACCGTGTGCGAGGAGGCGGGCTGTCCCAACATCTTCGAGTGCTGGGAGGACCGCGAGGCCACGTTCCTCGTCGGCGGCAACGAGTGCACCAGGCGGTGCGACTTCTGCCAGATCGACACCGGCAAGCCGGCGCCGCTCGACCGCGACGAACCGCGCCGGGTCGCCGAGTCCGTGACGACGATGGGCCTGCGCTACGCCACCATCACCGGCGTCTGCCGCGACGACCAGCCCGACCTCGGCGCGTGGCTCTACGCCGAGACCGTCCGCCAGATCCACGAGCAGATCCCCGGCTGCGGCGTCGAGCTGCTCATCCCCGACTTCAACGCCGAGGCCGAGCCGCTCGCCGAGGTCTTCGGATCGACGCCCGAGGTGCTCGCGCACAACGTCGAGACCGTCCCGCGGATCTTCCGCAGGATCCGGCCCGGCTTCCGCTTCGAGCGCTCGCTCGACGTGATCACGCAGGCACGCGACGCCGGGCTCGTCACGAAGTCCAACCTCATCCTCGGCATGGGCGAGGAGCGCGTCGAGGTCACCGAGACGATGCGCCTGCTGCACGACGCCGGCTGCGAGCTGCTCACCATCACCCAGTACCTCCGGCCGTCCGAGCGCCACCACCCGGTCGAGCGCTGGGTCGAGCCGGCGGAGTTCGAGGAGATGGGCGTCGAGGCGTACGAGATGGGCTTCGCCGGCGTGATGAGCGGACCGCTGGTCCGCTCGTCGTACCGCGCCGGTCGCCTGTACCGCCAGGCACTCGAGGCGCGGGCGATCGCCCCGGCGCGATAGCGCCCCGTATCCTCGACGCATGGCCAAGAACCCCGACCAGCCGAAGCGGCTCCAGCAGATCAAGCGGTCCGCGCAGTTCCTCTGGGAGAAGAACAGGCGCGGCTACCTGTGGATCGCCCTCGGGCTCGTCGGCCCCGTCGTCGTCGCGCTGGCGATCGGGTACGCCCTCGACTACCTGCTCTACGCGATCTTCCTCGGCGTGCTCTCCGGCCTGACGGTCGCGATGTTCATCTTCGGCCAGCTCGTCCAGAAGGCCGCGTACAGCAACATCGAGGGCCAGACGGGCGCGGCCGCCGCCGTGCTCGAGGGGCTGCGCGGCGACTGGCAGGTGACGGCCGCCGTCGCGATCAACAAGGACCAGGACGTCATCCACCGCGCCGTCGGACGCCCCGGCGTCGTCCTCGTCGCCGAGGGCTCGTCCCCGCGGCTCGCCCGCCTGCTCGCGGCCGAGAAGAAGAAGATCGCCAGGGTCGCGTTCGACACCCCGATCTACGACCTCAGGTGCGGCACCGGCGACGACGAGGTGCCGCTCAAGAAGCTCCAGTCGCGCATCCTGAAGCTCCCCCGCAACCTCGACAAGAAAGAGGTGTCGGAGGTCAAGCGGCGGATGCGCGCACTCGGCAACAGCCCGCTGCCGATGCCCAAGGGCCCGCTGCCCAAGGGCGCCAGGCAGAAGATGCCGAAGATGCCCAAGGCCCAGCGCTGACGGCCCGGATTCCCTGTCGTAGCAACGTTCTGTAGTCAATTCGACTACGTAAAGTAGTTTGATCACGGATCCATATGTTTGTGGCGTTGAGGATGCGCGCGCGAGTGTGAACGCGTAGAGTCACGTCCTGTGCACGCACCGCGAACACTGGTTCCACACCAGGGATCAGCCGGGGCGTCGCACGTGCCCTCGTCGCAGTCGCCTCTACGGCGCACGCGAACTCTGTAGCACCACCGCTCCCCCGATCGCTGCGCCATGCCGCGGTCGGGTCGCCACGCCCGGCACGGGCCGTACGTCGGGAAGGGAGGACCGGGTTGGGATCCGTCCGCGACATCGCCGCGGCCGTCCGTCCGGAGCTCGCCTCGTACACCAGGGAGCTGCTCGCCACGGACGGCGACGCCTGGCACCTGGAGTCCCACGAGGTCTGGTGCACCGCGATCCCGCGGCACCGCGCGCTCGCGCCCCAGGGGTGGAAGATCCACGTCTCGGCGACGCCCGCGTCGGTCCACGAGGTGCTCGACGGTGCGGTGCCGGTGCTGCGCCGGCATGCGGTGGCGTTCAAGGTCGCGCGTGACCTCGACGCGGTCCGCTGGCTGACCGGTCGCGACTGCGACCGCGCGCTCGCGGGCAAGGTGCTCACCGTCTATCCCGCCGACGACGCCGCCTTCGTCGCGGTCGCGACCGACCTCCACGACGCCGTCGGCGCGCTGCCGGGACCCCGGATCCTCTCCGACCGCCCCTACGCACCCGGCAGCTCGATCCACTACCGGTACGGCGGCTTCCGCGGCGACGGGCAGCTCGACGACGACGGCGTCTACCGCCACCTGCTGACCGCGCCGGACGGCAGCACCACGATCGACCGGCGCGAGGCCTGGTTCTCCGCGCCGTCCTGGGCGCCAGAT
The window above is part of the Streptosporangiales bacterium genome. Proteins encoded here:
- a CDS encoding DUF362 domain-containing protein, which codes for MTTDVLRMVRVRQRFSADAVDDLPATVRAEVDRLLASGNVPQGARVAITAGSRGMARAAEVYRAAVDALRAAGHRPFLFTAMGSHGGGTAAGQRDLLDSLGVIEASVGTEISCSADVVDIGHTTAPVADLPVLAAREAAEADAVLVVNRVKPHTSFHGTYESGVMKMLSVGMGRARGASMVHRLGWGSMEQAVESIADVVLARLPVLGAIAVVENAHEQPALVEGIPAADIRVREAALLDVARERMPYLPVDDLDLCVVLEMGKDISGTGMDTNIIGRLRVQGLPEPARPRIAYLAVLDLTEASHGNATGVGLADFTTQRLADSVDRDATYVNCLTSGSPVRAAVPMTLPDDRAVFEAVWQALKPERMGDVRAAVVESTLRLDELWLSERSAGEAKDIEVVGDPVAVGFDGTGRLRLG
- a CDS encoding oxidoreductase, producing MREIRVAIVGYGLAGSVFHAPLVQAQEGMRITSVVTGNRERQRQARVALPGVIVFDRVDELWRRASDVDLVVVATPTESHVPLALEAVRRDVPVVVDKPFATDPREAEELLSAASDRGVAVTVFHNRRWDSDHLTLRRLLDAGSLGEVVRYESRFERWQPAVRSDRWRDTVPPERGGGSLLDLGSHVVDQACQLFGAAEVVHADVRAVRGGVSDDAVFLVLRHENGVHAHLSVGAVFGAPGPRLRVLGTDAAFVADRIDRQEDQLRAGIRPMHAAYGAEIDDRWGWLECGDQWEWVTPERGAWQEFYAGVARALRDREPMPVDPHDALETQRLLADARTLAQQDAVVAR
- a CDS encoding HAD-IIA family hydrolase; the encoded protein is MTPPDRKPIECWLTDMDGVLVHEGVPVAGAQEFIGRLQASGRRYLVLTNNSIYTPRDLRARLLVAGIDVPVDRIWTSALATASFLDTQRPGGTAHVVGEAGLTTALHEIGYVLTDNEPDYVVLGETRTYSFEGITRAIRLIDRGSRFIATNPDATGPSNEGALPATGAVAALITKATGVQPYFVGKPNPLMMRSALNAVEGHSESTAMIGDRMDTDIIAGMEAGLETILVLTGVTTRSDVERHPFRPHRVVESIADLLDEI
- a CDS encoding beta-galactosidase, whose product is MTSFQVGPDAFLLDGRPFRVISGAMHYFRTLPEQHGRRLELLRGMGLNTIETYVAWNVHEPLPGRYVWNGLADLEGFLDAVADLGMYAIVRPGPYICAEWDNGGLPAWLLRDRSARVRCYDTNYLAAVDRWFDQLVPRLAARQIHRGGNVIMVQVENEYGHYGTDRPYLEHLAGGLRGRGIEVPLFTSDGPTDAGLAGGSLPGVLATVNFGSGAKDAFTTLRRHQPDAPLMCMEYWNGWFDHWGERHHVRTADDTAQNLGEILDHGASVNIYMAHGGTSFGFWAGSNRTESGELEPTVTSYDYDAPLDEAGRPTDKYWAYRKVIGKHVELPPEPVVRGHAVIPATDLPVDGHLDLRAGIDRIARAARSAPVPLTFEELGISGGLMRYRCTVTGPRPLAPLRFEGLGDIAHVWVDDEFRGVMSGTESLDLAVPDDGARLEVIVSAYGRTNFGIGIGDRKGIVGGVVHGTSYLHGWESTPVPLDALPMLDFTAPPSPGGTRDPAFWRAALVVDTAADGYLAMPGWDYGVVWVNGFCLGRYDGASGPQQTLYLPWPLLRPGKNEVAVLELGEPSGRKAPVVALRDAPDLGPPER
- the lipB gene encoding lipoyl(octanoyl) transferase LipB, producing the protein MTYVHLGFGDGAVPYERAWDVQRQTHEAVADGTRDDTCLLLEHPAVYTAGKRTEPFERPTDGTPVVDVDRGGKITWHGPGQLVGYPIVRLRDPIDVVAYVRDVEEMLIRACADVGVDTTRVEGRSGVWLPADSTRPERKVGAIGIRVSRGVTMHGFALNCDCDLTAYDRIVPCGLTDVGVTTLSAEAGRRVGVDEMLPVVERHLAEVLGYRAHARAPQGEVADVVRLTV
- the lipA gene encoding lipoyl synthase translates to MTTASNGRAPNGRKLLRLEVRNARTPIERKPPWIKVRVNTGPEYKELKRLVKDEGLHTVCEEAGCPNIFECWEDREATFLVGGNECTRRCDFCQIDTGKPAPLDRDEPRRVAESVTTMGLRYATITGVCRDDQPDLGAWLYAETVRQIHEQIPGCGVELLIPDFNAEAEPLAEVFGSTPEVLAHNVETVPRIFRRIRPGFRFERSLDVITQARDAGLVTKSNLILGMGEERVEVTETMRLLHDAGCELLTITQYLRPSERHHPVERWVEPAEFEEMGVEAYEMGFAGVMSGPLVRSSYRAGRLYRQALEARAIAPAR
- a CDS encoding DUF4191 family protein; protein product: MAKNPDQPKRLQQIKRSAQFLWEKNRRGYLWIALGLVGPVVVALAIGYALDYLLYAIFLGVLSGLTVAMFIFGQLVQKAAYSNIEGQTGAAAAVLEGLRGDWQVTAAVAINKDQDVIHRAVGRPGVVLVAEGSSPRLARLLAAEKKKIARVAFDTPIYDLRCGTGDDEVPLKKLQSRILKLPRNLDKKEVSEVKRRMRALGNSPLPMPKGPLPKGARQKMPKMPKAQR